In Antricoccus suffuscus, a single window of DNA contains:
- a CDS encoding DUF222 domain-containing protein: MSVAYLPAPDRLATVQHAFTEAARELIDTADRASLSGLGPAGLMQFATNLEQARNALAAVDHAVIGALEDTSAAQVASKRTIAILLADTLHLTHTDARHRVEAAASLGPRVTFTGQPQPPMWEYLAARQRAGRLTPAQARVITTCLNHLAHRPDVSDADRGEAETILTTHATTLGPKDLTRLAAEIIDRLDPDGDEPRDEQRARQRAVHFHHSGAVTGQVTAELLAKLRAVLDPLAAPRPADASGRDARSGGQRVHDALLTAVNRLLDTNSTSNSSHGGSDGGSGAGTGNAGSNGNGGGDGAGTGNAGSNGT, from the coding sequence GTGAGCGTGGCCTACCTCCCCGCACCCGACCGCCTCGCCACCGTCCAGCACGCGTTCACTGAGGCCGCGCGGGAGTTGATCGATACCGCCGACCGCGCCAGTTTGTCCGGGCTCGGACCGGCCGGGTTGATGCAGTTCGCCACTAACCTCGAACAAGCCCGTAACGCGTTGGCCGCGGTGGACCACGCGGTCATCGGCGCGCTAGAAGACACCAGTGCCGCGCAGGTAGCGTCGAAACGGACCATCGCGATCCTGCTCGCCGACACACTGCACCTGACGCACACCGACGCGCGGCACCGGGTCGAGGCCGCCGCCAGCCTCGGCCCGCGGGTCACGTTCACCGGCCAGCCGCAGCCACCGATGTGGGAGTACCTCGCGGCGCGGCAACGCGCCGGACGCCTCACCCCGGCCCAAGCCCGCGTGATCACTACCTGCCTGAACCACCTGGCCCACCGGCCCGACGTCTCCGACGCGGACCGCGGCGAGGCAGAAACCATCCTGACCACTCACGCCACCACCCTCGGGCCGAAAGACCTCACCCGGCTCGCGGCCGAGATCATCGACCGGTTGGACCCCGACGGTGACGAACCCCGCGACGAGCAACGCGCCCGGCAACGCGCCGTGCATTTTCACCACAGTGGCGCCGTGACCGGTCAGGTGACCGCCGAACTGCTCGCGAAACTGCGCGCCGTCCTCGACCCGCTCGCCGCGCCCCGACCCGCCGACGCGTCCGGGCGGGACGCCCGCAGTGGTGGGCAGCGCGTGCACGACGCGTTACTCACGGCAGTCAACCGACTCCTCGACACCAACAGCACCAGCAACAGCAGTCACGGCGGCAGCGATGGTGGTAGTGGTGCTGGCACCGGCAACGCTGGCAGCAACGGCAACGGCGGCGGCGATGGTGCTGGCACCGGCAACGCTGGTAGCAACGGCACCG
- a CDS encoding ABC transporter permease: MSVGQESPVHIVAGAHPGAVGAPPSPGRPGEVRTRRPMISERVKWGIPSFVTLVVLLLVVVLPLAWIFFDSISDPKGDGFTFSNFVDAFSAPEFLRPVWNSIRLSGTVMILCVVIGVPLAWLVARTDLPGAKLMRSAVYISFVLPSLITAVAWVLLASPNSGMLNKLTDSLFGVKPFNVFSMTFLALLISFSLFSYTFIFTVSSLDNVGGEVEEAAAIMGAGRLRRTITIVLPLVLPAILSSMIVTFLQTIALYGAPALIAVPAGQQVITTQLFSFFAFPQRPELAAAYALPLVIFAALLIWLRKRIMGRRSYVTVGGRGGAPYKVKLGAWKWPAAVLSWGFFVIAVLLPAGTLVYMALLRNWTRLGLDLNFDNFNWVFNNGAQAIGNSLEFALWTGTLCMIVGFVVAYLSERRNNLVNRVLAFLTTTPLVVPGMILAIGMLAAYSRPPILIYGTGVILIVAFWVRFMPIAFQNIQPAIAQINPELEQASRIGGAGLVKTMARITVPLAGGAMVSAWIFTFVLSTHEISAAMLLVGIDTQVMPTLVTNLYEQALYGRIAALGVVMVGITMIAVIVGRILASDRFLGKRSK, encoded by the coding sequence ATGTCTGTAGGACAGGAGTCGCCGGTACACATAGTGGCGGGCGCGCATCCGGGAGCGGTCGGCGCGCCACCGTCTCCGGGCCGGCCGGGTGAGGTCCGAACCAGGCGCCCCATGATCAGTGAGCGTGTCAAGTGGGGCATTCCGTCGTTCGTGACGTTGGTCGTGCTGTTGCTGGTGGTGGTATTACCACTCGCCTGGATCTTCTTCGACAGCATCAGTGATCCCAAGGGGGATGGCTTCACGTTCAGCAACTTCGTGGACGCCTTCAGCGCCCCGGAGTTCCTAAGGCCGGTCTGGAACTCAATCCGGCTCAGCGGAACGGTCATGATCTTGTGCGTCGTAATCGGCGTGCCGCTCGCATGGCTGGTTGCTCGCACAGACCTGCCTGGCGCGAAGCTGATGCGTTCGGCCGTCTATATCTCCTTTGTGCTTCCGTCCCTGATTACGGCGGTCGCTTGGGTCCTGTTGGCCAGCCCAAACTCGGGGATGCTCAATAAGCTGACCGATTCGCTGTTCGGTGTCAAGCCGTTCAACGTCTTCTCGATGACGTTCCTCGCGCTGCTGATCTCGTTCAGCTTGTTTTCGTATACGTTCATATTCACTGTGTCCAGCTTGGACAATGTCGGTGGAGAGGTTGAGGAAGCCGCGGCGATCATGGGTGCTGGCCGACTGCGAAGGACAATAACGATTGTGCTGCCGCTAGTGTTACCAGCGATCCTCAGTTCGATGATCGTGACCTTTCTGCAGACCATCGCGCTCTACGGAGCGCCCGCGCTGATCGCTGTTCCTGCCGGACAGCAGGTGATCACGACCCAACTGTTCTCGTTCTTCGCGTTCCCGCAACGCCCCGAACTCGCAGCAGCGTACGCACTTCCGCTCGTCATTTTCGCGGCGCTGTTGATCTGGCTTCGGAAACGGATCATGGGGCGCCGCAGCTATGTCACGGTGGGCGGTCGAGGCGGTGCGCCGTACAAAGTAAAGCTCGGCGCGTGGAAATGGCCTGCCGCCGTATTGTCATGGGGATTCTTTGTGATTGCGGTGTTGCTGCCCGCCGGCACGCTCGTATATATGGCGCTATTGCGAAACTGGACCCGGCTCGGTCTCGATCTGAACTTCGACAATTTCAACTGGGTATTCAACAACGGTGCGCAAGCGATCGGAAACTCCCTGGAGTTCGCACTTTGGACGGGGACGCTCTGCATGATCGTCGGTTTTGTCGTGGCGTATCTGTCGGAACGACGAAACAATCTGGTGAACCGTGTCCTCGCGTTCCTCACGACGACGCCGCTAGTAGTGCCGGGCATGATTCTTGCGATCGGAATGCTCGCGGCGTACTCCCGCCCACCAATCCTGATCTATGGCACGGGCGTCATTCTGATCGTCGCGTTCTGGGTCAGGTTCATGCCAATCGCGTTTCAGAACATACAGCCTGCGATTGCGCAGATTAACCCTGAGCTTGAGCAGGCGTCTCGGATTGGCGGCGCTGGGCTGGTCAAGACGATGGCACGTATTACGGTGCCGCTCGCCGGCGGGGCGATGGTCTCGGCGTGGATTTTTACCTTCGTCCTTTCCACTCACGAGATCAGTGCCGCGATGCTGCTGGTGGGTATCGACACGCAGGTGATGCCGACGCTCGTGACCAACCTCTATGAACAGGCCTTGTACGGACGAATCGCGGCGCTCGGAGTAGTAATGGTTGGCATCACGATGATCGCCGTAATTGTGGGCCGGATCCTGGCCAGTGATCGGTTTCTAGGCAAGAGGAGCAAATGA
- a CDS encoding ABC transporter ATP-binding protein, translating into MGSVLELRGLGKKFGDATAVEDFRLEIEDGEFIVLLGPSGCGKTTTLRMIAGFEHPSSGEILLKDKVISSSRRVVPPERRNMAMMFQSYAVWPHMTVAKNLSYGLKLRKMPKRTMQTRIEESLARVKLDHLADRYPGELSGGQQQRVALARALSVDPTLLLMDEPLSNLDAKLREEMRQQLHELHAALRFSAVYVTHDQSEAMALADRIVVMDQGVIQQVGTPADLYLRPANEFVAGFIGRANMLPATVVGDGVLETGSKRIQCASVSDLPTGSDAWAVVRPIGVSIVDDGSTSDADFEGVVEDVVFLGESKEVRIRLNGFETPLLADISPYVGVQNGDSVICRLNGAVAVERVSETVEASSELVSA; encoded by the coding sequence ATGGGTTCGGTACTCGAACTGCGAGGGCTCGGTAAGAAGTTCGGCGACGCAACGGCGGTGGAGGATTTTCGGCTTGAGATCGAGGACGGCGAGTTCATTGTGCTGCTGGGCCCGTCCGGATGCGGAAAGACCACCACACTGCGAATGATCGCCGGGTTCGAGCATCCCTCGTCCGGGGAAATCCTCTTGAAGGACAAGGTGATCTCCTCGTCCCGACGCGTCGTCCCTCCGGAGCGACGCAACATGGCGATGATGTTTCAAAGTTACGCGGTGTGGCCGCATATGACAGTGGCTAAAAATCTCAGCTATGGGTTGAAGCTTCGCAAAATGCCGAAGCGGACCATGCAGACGCGGATCGAGGAGTCCTTGGCGCGGGTCAAGCTCGACCACCTTGCCGATCGCTATCCTGGAGAACTCTCAGGCGGACAGCAACAGCGAGTTGCGCTGGCCAGAGCACTGTCAGTGGATCCAACGCTTCTTCTCATGGACGAGCCACTGTCGAACCTCGACGCGAAGCTACGTGAAGAGATGCGTCAGCAGCTGCACGAATTGCATGCAGCGCTTCGTTTTAGCGCGGTATACGTGACTCATGATCAAAGTGAGGCGATGGCCTTAGCTGACCGGATCGTGGTCATGGACCAAGGCGTAATTCAGCAGGTGGGCACGCCGGCCGACCTGTACCTGCGACCGGCGAACGAGTTCGTCGCGGGCTTCATCGGGCGAGCGAACATGCTCCCGGCGACAGTTGTCGGTGACGGTGTGCTCGAGACCGGGTCGAAACGCATCCAATGCGCAAGCGTTTCCGACCTGCCCACCGGTTCGGATGCGTGGGCCGTTGTGCGGCCGATAGGCGTCAGCATTGTCGATGATGGTTCTACTTCTGATGCCGATTTCGAAGGTGTCGTGGAGGATGTCGTCTTTCTCGGTGAGTCCAAAGAGGTGCGGATCCGGTTGAACGGGTTTGAAACCCCGCTGCTGGCCGATATTAGCCCGTATGTCGGTGTACAAAATGGCGACAGCGTCATTTGTAGGCTCAATGGCGCGGTAGCTGTCGAGCGGGTGTCGGAAACCGTTGAGGCCTCGAGTGAGCTCGTCAGCGCGTAG
- a CDS encoding SDR family NAD(P)-dependent oxidoreductase translates to MDLGLTGRRVLVTGATDGLGKAIAEGYIDEGAVVFGAGRNQQKAMPEGCKGSSYVDLSTDGAPERLVESAAASMGGIDTVIAAAGGAVSGTIESASDDDWEMALQTNLMAVMRLCRAAADPLKVRSGRIVIFGAVSAAEPRADHVVSNVCKAGVTVLAKTLSRELAGYDILTNCIAPGRIRSGQLDRAFPDEQARRAFAADRIPLGRFGDAKEVVPLTLLLGSALNTYVTGQTIAVDGGMSMSY, encoded by the coding sequence ATGGACCTTGGGCTAACAGGGCGGCGGGTACTGGTGACAGGTGCCACGGACGGGCTGGGTAAAGCCATCGCTGAGGGCTACATCGACGAAGGTGCGGTGGTTTTCGGCGCTGGGCGCAATCAGCAGAAGGCTATGCCGGAAGGATGCAAGGGGTCGTCGTACGTCGACCTGAGCACAGATGGCGCGCCGGAGCGGCTCGTCGAGTCCGCGGCCGCATCGATGGGAGGCATCGATACGGTCATCGCAGCCGCAGGCGGTGCCGTATCAGGAACGATTGAGTCTGCTTCGGACGATGACTGGGAAATGGCGCTGCAGACAAACCTGATGGCCGTGATGCGACTGTGCCGCGCTGCCGCGGATCCATTGAAGGTCCGGTCAGGACGCATCGTGATATTCGGCGCGGTCTCCGCGGCGGAACCGCGCGCTGATCACGTCGTGTCGAATGTTTGCAAGGCGGGCGTGACGGTGCTCGCGAAGACGCTGAGCCGCGAACTTGCCGGATACGACATATTGACCAACTGCATCGCGCCGGGCCGTATCCGCAGCGGGCAGTTGGATCGCGCATTTCCGGATGAGCAGGCTCGGCGGGCGTTCGCCGCAGACCGGATCCCGCTCGGACGATTCGGTGATGCAAAAGAGGTTGTACCGCTAACGCTGCTACTCGGGTCGGCTCTCAACACCTACGTGACGGGTCAGACGATTGCGGTAGACGGTGGAATGTCGATGAGCTACTGA
- a CDS encoding enoyl-CoA hydratase/isomerase family protein, whose protein sequence is MTAHDNIADTTAIRLERPRAGVAMIVIDSPPRNQLGKEENRAFLRVLDEVEADTDLRCVVLTGTDKSWCSGANLKEQEQVTSLDDLSAYVDAPTSLGAIMTRIEQSRVPVIAAINGFTLGGGLELALCCDIRIASTNARFVCAGVNVGLILSWWRLPRVIGMGRAKEMLLSGKMYDAAKADHFGLVSSLHEPDALVPAALDLAEQIASRAPLSVENTKACATSAFDLTAKEAATLQREKFLEMAQTRDHAEALRSFIEKRPAIYERR, encoded by the coding sequence ATGACTGCACACGACAATATCGCCGACACGACGGCCATCCGACTCGAGCGGCCGCGCGCCGGCGTGGCAATGATTGTCATCGACAGCCCGCCTCGCAATCAGCTAGGCAAGGAGGAGAACCGTGCGTTTCTCCGGGTACTGGACGAGGTCGAGGCCGATACGGATTTACGTTGCGTCGTACTCACAGGCACGGACAAGTCGTGGTGTTCCGGGGCAAACTTGAAAGAACAAGAACAGGTCACCTCGCTCGACGACCTCAGCGCGTACGTCGATGCGCCGACCAGCTTGGGCGCGATCATGACCAGGATCGAGCAATCGCGAGTGCCTGTAATCGCGGCGATCAACGGCTTTACCCTCGGTGGCGGGCTCGAACTCGCACTGTGTTGCGACATCCGGATAGCGTCCACCAATGCGCGGTTCGTCTGCGCCGGTGTCAACGTCGGGCTCATACTGAGTTGGTGGCGGCTTCCTCGAGTCATTGGTATGGGCCGCGCAAAGGAGATGCTGCTCAGCGGCAAGATGTACGACGCGGCGAAGGCCGATCACTTCGGACTTGTCAGTTCCCTGCACGAACCGGACGCGTTGGTGCCCGCAGCACTCGATCTCGCTGAGCAGATCGCATCGCGCGCGCCGCTGTCGGTGGAGAACACAAAGGCCTGCGCGACGAGTGCCTTCGACCTGACTGCCAAGGAGGCGGCCACGCTACAACGGGAGAAGTTCCTTGAGATGGCGCAGACCCGCGACCACGCAGAGGCGCTCCGTTCATTCATCGAAAAGCGTCCCGCCATATACGAACGACGATAG
- a CDS encoding CaiB/BaiF CoA transferase family protein, with protein sequence MQALDHLTILDMTQVIAGPYCTMMLADMGADVIKIEQPSTAPRAMGYPMKGSDGAGFLAVNRNKRSFVVDLKDHDGRAALLELVAQADVFVENFRPGVTAKLGIDWPTLAHVNPELIYASISGFGQDGPYAQRPGYDLLAQALSGIMSVTGSPDGPPAKAGLPIGDLTAGLVCSQAILTAIIARTRTRRGQYVETSLLDAAISLSVWESAELWATDHVPEALGSAHRATAPYQAVKAKDGYLAIAVNNAKFWAAFCQVISRPALFDDDRFATNQNRMENLPALIVEIEQALSDRTVDEWIDTFLVADIPASPILDYRQSLSNEQVLARKLVQYVEHPIEGSIPALGIPAKLSDTPGSIRFAAPLHGQHTVEVLGEVGMSSDEIDRLVKQGSVFTPESLHKRNKASAP encoded by the coding sequence GTGCAAGCACTCGACCATTTGACGATCCTTGATATGACTCAGGTGATCGCCGGACCGTACTGCACGATGATGCTGGCGGACATGGGCGCGGATGTCATCAAGATCGAGCAACCCAGTACGGCCCCGCGGGCGATGGGATATCCGATGAAGGGCAGCGACGGCGCCGGTTTTCTGGCGGTCAACCGTAATAAGCGAAGCTTTGTAGTGGATCTCAAAGATCACGACGGGCGTGCGGCGCTGTTGGAGCTTGTGGCGCAGGCGGATGTGTTCGTCGAGAACTTCCGCCCTGGAGTCACCGCGAAACTGGGGATCGACTGGCCGACGCTTGCACACGTCAACCCGGAGCTGATTTACGCGAGCATCTCTGGATTTGGCCAGGACGGGCCCTACGCACAGCGCCCCGGCTATGACCTACTCGCACAGGCACTCTCCGGAATCATGAGCGTGACTGGTTCGCCGGATGGACCCCCTGCCAAGGCTGGGCTGCCGATTGGCGACCTGACCGCGGGTCTGGTCTGCTCGCAGGCCATCCTGACGGCGATCATCGCTCGCACTCGAACCAGACGTGGACAATATGTCGAGACTTCATTGCTCGACGCCGCGATTTCGCTGTCTGTATGGGAAAGCGCGGAGCTCTGGGCGACAGATCATGTCCCGGAGGCCTTGGGCAGCGCCCATCGTGCGACTGCGCCCTACCAAGCTGTCAAGGCGAAAGACGGTTACCTGGCCATAGCCGTCAACAACGCGAAGTTCTGGGCGGCATTCTGCCAGGTGATTTCACGACCTGCGCTTTTCGATGACGACCGATTCGCCACGAACCAAAACCGTATGGAGAATTTGCCTGCGCTGATCGTTGAAATAGAACAGGCGCTTAGCGATCGCACTGTCGACGAGTGGATCGACACATTCCTGGTCGCCGACATACCTGCGAGCCCCATCCTCGACTATCGCCAGTCGTTGTCGAATGAGCAAGTGCTTGCTCGCAAGCTCGTTCAGTACGTCGAGCATCCGATCGAGGGGAGCATCCCGGCGCTGGGAATACCCGCGAAGCTTAGCGACACGCCAGGATCGATTCGATTCGCGGCACCGCTACATGGACAGCACACCGTAGAAGTTCTTGGAGAGGTCGGGATGTCGAGCGACGAAATCGATCGCTTGGTAAAGCAGGGAAGTGTCTTTACGCCGGAATCACTCCACAAACGAAACAAAGCTAGTGCGCCGTAA
- a CDS encoding sulfite exporter TauE/SafE family protein has protein sequence MLSTAQFGFLVLAGFGAGLAGSIAGLASLASYPALLLVGIPPVQANITNTVALTANTVGAVLGSRPELRGKARSLLPLAALMLVGGAAGAVLLLALPGTVFAFIVPWLVAGASGVLLARPYILKRQVDGNHLRRTGPVFLIVVLLAAMYGGYFGAGAGVLVLAMLSMSSRESLPRVNAEKNVLLGIANLTAAVGFAIFNHVHWLAALAVAIGGVVGSFIGPKIMRRLPERPTRIVIAILGFALAAKLLWDTV, from the coding sequence GTGCTCTCCACTGCCCAGTTCGGGTTTCTCGTCCTTGCCGGCTTCGGCGCCGGTTTGGCCGGGTCGATCGCCGGGCTGGCGTCACTAGCGAGTTACCCCGCGCTGCTATTGGTGGGAATCCCTCCTGTGCAGGCGAACATCACCAATACCGTTGCCCTGACTGCTAACACCGTCGGTGCCGTACTGGGTTCTCGACCCGAGTTGCGCGGAAAGGCTCGCTCACTGCTGCCGCTGGCTGCGTTGATGCTCGTCGGCGGTGCCGCAGGCGCGGTACTGCTGCTTGCGTTGCCCGGCACGGTCTTCGCTTTCATCGTCCCGTGGCTGGTTGCCGGGGCAAGCGGCGTACTCCTCGCCCGTCCGTACATCCTGAAGCGCCAGGTCGACGGTAACCACCTACGCCGGACCGGTCCGGTTTTCCTGATCGTGGTCCTGCTCGCCGCGATGTACGGCGGCTATTTTGGCGCTGGCGCAGGGGTTTTGGTCCTCGCGATGCTCAGCATGTCGAGCCGGGAGAGTCTGCCGCGGGTTAACGCCGAGAAGAACGTGCTGCTCGGGATTGCGAACTTGACCGCGGCCGTCGGGTTCGCGATCTTCAACCACGTGCACTGGCTCGCCGCTCTCGCGGTCGCGATCGGCGGCGTAGTCGGAAGCTTCATCGGCCCGAAGATCATGCGTCGGCTCCCCGAGCGTCCGACCCGAATCGTCATCGCGATCCTCGGGTTCGCGCTCGCCGCAAAGCTCTTATGGGACACGGTCTAG
- a CDS encoding DUF2786 domain-containing protein, producing MIEIGLVLAIKRGRQHSGLVDDLVAEAAAARSKGVSGPTELATDVLMQALQQLWEVGWQPLDSIHAVRRQAPRLEPLALAAVSEEARRSSAALRAPDGWLDQLDELFQLDEDVEAIAPAPEPEVGLFEIEVEDQEGPEPLTTKPWSAIDMQSEAGRTLRDAWLDVLRLIGILCYQPDMPKLLPPPSKWSRRHRQNGERQTTGAHNAKILGRIRNLLAKAEATPYAAEAEALTAKAQDLMTRHSIDEALLQGENEKIAIQSTRIHIVAPYASAKVQLLHHIGEANRVRVVWSKELAIATVVGTPVDVRQVEMLFTSLLVQATHAMLEEGGSQSGGHDRSSSFRKSFLLAYAVRIGERLVEADAQATAAEAKAHGRDLVPMFARQAEAVESEFDRLFPRLGKSGTYSVNPRGWDAGRRAADRAQF from the coding sequence ATGATTGAGATCGGCTTGGTGCTGGCGATCAAACGCGGGCGCCAGCACAGCGGCCTCGTTGATGACCTGGTTGCCGAAGCCGCGGCGGCCAGGTCAAAGGGTGTCTCAGGACCGACCGAGCTCGCGACCGACGTGTTGATGCAAGCACTGCAACAACTGTGGGAGGTCGGTTGGCAGCCGCTCGACTCGATCCATGCGGTACGACGCCAGGCGCCACGACTTGAGCCGCTCGCACTTGCGGCGGTAAGCGAGGAGGCGCGTCGCTCGTCGGCGGCGCTCCGCGCTCCGGATGGCTGGCTCGACCAGTTGGATGAACTCTTTCAACTCGACGAGGACGTCGAGGCGATCGCTCCGGCTCCCGAGCCCGAGGTCGGGCTGTTCGAGATCGAGGTGGAAGACCAGGAAGGGCCCGAGCCCCTTACAACGAAACCCTGGTCCGCGATCGACATGCAATCGGAGGCGGGCCGGACGCTACGCGACGCCTGGCTGGACGTGCTGAGGCTGATCGGCATCCTGTGCTACCAACCAGACATGCCCAAGCTCCTCCCGCCGCCGTCGAAGTGGAGTCGCCGGCATCGGCAGAATGGCGAACGGCAGACGACCGGCGCTCACAACGCGAAGATCCTCGGCCGTATCCGCAACCTTCTCGCCAAGGCCGAGGCGACGCCGTACGCCGCCGAGGCCGAAGCGCTCACGGCGAAGGCGCAGGATCTGATGACGCGTCACTCTATCGACGAGGCGCTGCTGCAGGGCGAGAACGAGAAGATAGCAATTCAGTCCACCCGGATCCACATCGTCGCTCCCTATGCCTCGGCCAAAGTGCAGCTTCTGCACCACATCGGCGAGGCCAACCGGGTCCGCGTTGTCTGGTCCAAAGAGCTCGCGATCGCGACGGTTGTCGGTACGCCGGTCGACGTACGCCAAGTCGAAATGCTCTTTACGTCGTTGCTGGTCCAGGCGACCCACGCGATGCTCGAGGAGGGCGGGTCGCAATCGGGTGGACACGATCGGTCGTCATCGTTCCGTAAGTCGTTCCTGTTGGCCTACGCGGTCCGAATAGGGGAACGGCTCGTCGAAGCGGACGCGCAGGCCACCGCGGCGGAAGCCAAAGCGCACGGCCGCGATTTGGTGCCGATGTTCGCGCGGCAGGCCGAAGCTGTCGAGAGCGAGTTTGATCGGCTGTTTCCGCGGCTGGGCAAGAGCGGGACCTACTCAGTCAATCCGCGTGGCTGGGACGCCGGTCGTCGCGCGGCCGACCGCGCACAGTTCTGA